In a single window of the Prevotella melaninogenica genome:
- a CDS encoding DUF4827 domain-containing protein has protein sequence MKKINFLLVVLAAVLAFSSCSKTETYADQLERETEAINSFIVKKGINVITEEQFAKQGNTTDTTKNQYVLFPNTGVYMQIVEKGTGEVIKKGETATVLCRFTERNLLRDTLQLSNQFLVFGPKVDKMSVTNTSGTYTASFDPSSSVMYEIYQSTSVPAGWLVPMPYIGLGRLVNASSKLSHVRLIVPSQQGQINASKSVYPCYYDLTFQRGL, from the coding sequence ATGAAGAAGATAAATTTTCTCCTTGTTGTGTTGGCTGCAGTGCTGGCATTTAGTTCATGTAGTAAGACTGAGACCTATGCTGATCAGTTGGAACGAGAAACTGAGGCAATCAACTCATTTATAGTCAAGAAAGGTATAAATGTAATTACTGAAGAGCAGTTTGCAAAGCAGGGGAATACAACAGATACAACAAAGAATCAGTATGTTCTCTTTCCAAATACTGGTGTTTATATGCAGATTGTAGAGAAAGGAACTGGCGAAGTAATCAAGAAAGGCGAGACAGCTACTGTTCTCTGCCGTTTTACGGAGCGCAATCTTCTTAGAGATACTTTGCAGTTGTCAAATCAGTTCCTCGTCTTTGGTCCTAAGGTAGATAAGATGTCTGTTACAAACACAAGTGGAACATACACTGCTTCATTTGACCCATCTTCAAGTGTGATGTACGAAATCTATCAGAGTACTTCTGTGCCTGCGGGTTGGTTGGTCCCAATGCCTTATATTGGCCTTGGTAGATTGGTTAATGCATCATCTAAGTTATCACATGTGAGACTCATTGTTCCTTCACAGCAGGGACAGATTAATGCGTCAAAGTCAGTCTATCCTTGCTACTACGACCTTACTTTCCAAAGAGGACTTTAA
- a CDS encoding patatin family protein: MQIDRNTGLVLEGGGMRGVFTSGVLDAFMKYKLYFHYTVAVSAGACNGLSYASRQPRRARISNIDMLAKYDYIGLRHLVTQGCIFDPELLYHRFPYELIPFDYEEYFRNCKNGDIFEMVVTNCQTGFAEYLTESSGDTHRLNELARASSSLPYVCKIVEVDGKELLDGGIVDSIPVLRSIDTGHETNVVISTRNKGWRESGRDLKQPKFIYRNYPRLRVALSRRIEAYNRQLDLVDELEEEGKILVIRPEEPVVVGRMEKDVEKLENLYEEGFRLGERFVKDNLPNFSDNLP; encoded by the coding sequence ATGCAAATAGATAGGAATACGGGCTTAGTGTTAGAAGGAGGAGGTATGCGTGGTGTATTTACCTCTGGTGTGTTGGATGCTTTTATGAAATATAAGCTTTATTTTCATTACACTGTAGCGGTTTCTGCCGGAGCGTGTAATGGTTTGTCATACGCCAGTCGTCAACCGCGTCGCGCTCGTATCTCCAATATTGATATGCTTGCCAAATATGATTATATAGGTTTACGTCATCTCGTTACGCAGGGATGTATTTTCGATCCAGAATTACTTTATCATCGTTTCCCTTATGAGCTGATTCCTTTTGACTATGAAGAGTATTTCCGTAATTGTAAGAATGGAGATATCTTTGAGATGGTGGTAACAAACTGTCAGACGGGTTTTGCAGAATATCTTACAGAATCATCAGGTGATACGCATCGTTTAAACGAATTGGCACGTGCTTCTTCAAGTCTTCCATACGTTTGTAAGATTGTTGAGGTAGATGGAAAGGAGTTATTGGATGGTGGAATTGTTGACTCTATTCCTGTATTACGCTCTATAGATACAGGGCACGAAACGAATGTGGTTATCAGCACGCGTAACAAAGGATGGAGAGAATCTGGACGTGACCTTAAGCAACCCAAGTTTATCTATCGTAATTACCCTCGTTTACGTGTTGCTCTGAGCCGTAGGATAGAGGCTTATAACCGTCAGCTTGATTTGGTGGATGAGTTGGAGGAAGAAGGTAAGATACTTGTTATCCGCCCTGAAGAGCCTGTTGTTGTTGGTCGAATGGAGAAAGATGTAGAGAAACTTGAGAATCTTTATGAGGAAGGTTTCCGGTTGGGCGAAAGATTCGTAAAGGATAATCTTCCAAACTTCTCTGATAATCTGCCGTAA
- a CDS encoding aminopeptidase P family protein, producing the protein MFNKETYVKRRAELKKLVGGGIVILFGNNESPANFPANGYYPFRQDSSFLYYFGQKRDGLVGVIDIDNDTETLVGDDIDIDDIVWYGSVDSVKDMADAVGVANTVNMKGLKTICNNALREHRKVHFLPPYRADIKIQIFDLFGIHPNQQKESASLELIRAVVKMRSVKTQEEIEELERAAVIGYKMHTTAMILGKPGVTEQFVGGQVSGIANSYGSMVSFPTIFSQHGEIMHGNPSMAVLEAGRLALCDCGAETINHYCSDNTRTFPVSGKFTQKQLEIYKVVEECHDAALNLSKPGVKYMDVHFAVCRILFDRMKELGLAKGDTDAAVAAGAHAMFLPHGLGHMMGMDVHDMESFDQIHVGFDEETRPNLEQFGTNCLRMGRRLEEGFVVTDEPGIYFIPALIDDWRAKKHCADFLNFDKLDEYKDFGGIRLEDDILITKDGCRFIGKDIIPYHPQDVEDFIAANRK; encoded by the coding sequence ATGTTTAACAAAGAAACCTATGTAAAGCGCCGTGCAGAGCTTAAGAAGCTTGTTGGAGGGGGTATTGTTATCCTCTTTGGCAACAATGAGTCGCCTGCAAACTTCCCTGCGAATGGGTATTATCCATTCCGTCAGGATTCATCATTCCTCTATTATTTTGGTCAGAAACGTGACGGATTAGTTGGTGTTATTGACATTGACAATGACACAGAAACACTTGTTGGTGATGACATTGATATCGACGATATTGTTTGGTACGGTAGCGTTGACTCTGTAAAGGATATGGCCGATGCTGTCGGTGTAGCTAACACTGTCAACATGAAGGGTCTAAAGACTATCTGTAACAATGCGTTGCGCGAGCATCGTAAAGTTCACTTCCTACCGCCTTATCGTGCTGATATTAAGATTCAGATATTCGACCTCTTCGGAATTCATCCTAACCAGCAGAAAGAGTCTGCAAGTTTGGAACTTATCCGTGCGGTTGTTAAGATGCGTTCTGTAAAGACACAGGAAGAAATTGAAGAATTAGAGCGTGCGGCTGTTATCGGCTACAAGATGCACACAACAGCTATGATATTGGGTAAACCTGGCGTAACCGAGCAGTTCGTTGGTGGTCAAGTTAGTGGTATCGCTAATTCATACGGTTCGATGGTATCATTCCCAACCATCTTCTCTCAGCATGGTGAAATTATGCATGGCAATCCTTCAATGGCAGTATTAGAGGCTGGTCGCCTTGCTCTATGTGATTGTGGTGCTGAAACCATCAACCACTATTGTTCAGACAATACCCGTACATTCCCTGTAAGTGGTAAGTTCACTCAGAAGCAGTTGGAGATTTACAAGGTTGTAGAAGAATGCCACGATGCAGCATTGAATCTTTCTAAGCCAGGTGTTAAGTACATGGACGTACACTTTGCTGTTTGCCGTATTCTCTTTGACCGTATGAAAGAACTTGGATTGGCTAAGGGTGATACAGATGCTGCCGTAGCTGCTGGTGCACATGCAATGTTCCTACCTCACGGTCTTGGACACATGATGGGTATGGATGTTCACGATATGGAGTCATTCGATCAGATTCACGTTGGCTTCGATGAAGAGACTCGCCCTAACCTTGAGCAGTTCGGTACTAACTGCCTGCGTATGGGTCGTCGCTTGGAAGAAGGCTTTGTTGTTACGGATGAACCAGGTATTTATTTCATTCCTGCCTTAATCGATGATTGGCGTGCAAAGAAACATTGTGCAGATTTCCTCAACTTCGATAAGTTAGATGAGTACAAAGACTTCGGAGGTATCCGTCTCGAAGACGACATCCTCATCACAAAGGATGGTTGCCGATTCATTGGCAAGGATATAATTCCTTATCATCCGCAGGATGTTGAAGACTTCATTGCAGCAAACCGAAAGTAA
- a CDS encoding aminopeptidase C — protein sequence MKKTLVVALLALVAIGANAADKKEGAASNKPVFTVVKQNPITSIKDQNRSGTCWDYSTLSYFEAEILKKTGKTYDLCESFVANKTYMERAIQVVRFHGDCQFAQGGSAYDVLHTLETHGICPESAMPFPGSLYGDSLNNFNEFFSLLEPYVNGVARNKASKISGQWKQGLQGILDAYLGKCPETFTYEGKQYTPKSFAASLGLNWSDYVTITSYTHHPFYTQFAVEVQDNWRFPLSYNLPMDEMMRIIDNAVMNGYTVAWGGDVSEPGFTRKGLAYMVDGKKVESMKGSDMAHWLGLSASKKKDIIDSLGVNVPEIVPTQQQRQERFDNWELTDDHGMLIFGIAKDQNGKEYYMVKNSWGETGDYKGIWYMTKSFIAANTMDYMVNKNAIPKDIRKKMGL from the coding sequence ATGAAAAAAACTTTAGTTGTAGCATTGCTCGCTTTGGTTGCGATAGGTGCTAATGCCGCAGACAAGAAAGAGGGTGCAGCCTCTAACAAGCCTGTTTTTACAGTAGTAAAGCAGAACCCAATTACAAGTATCAAGGACCAGAACCGTTCAGGTACATGCTGGGACTACTCTACCCTTAGCTACTTTGAGGCTGAGATTTTGAAGAAGACTGGTAAGACATACGACCTCTGTGAGAGTTTCGTTGCTAATAAGACATATATGGAGCGTGCTATTCAGGTTGTTCGTTTCCATGGTGACTGCCAGTTTGCTCAAGGTGGTTCGGCATACGACGTGTTGCACACACTTGAGACCCATGGCATCTGTCCAGAGAGCGCAATGCCTTTCCCAGGCTCTCTCTATGGTGATTCACTGAATAACTTTAATGAGTTCTTCTCATTGTTGGAGCCATACGTAAACGGAGTTGCACGTAATAAGGCAAGCAAGATTTCTGGTCAGTGGAAGCAGGGTTTGCAGGGTATTCTTGATGCTTACCTCGGCAAATGCCCTGAAACCTTCACATACGAAGGCAAGCAGTACACTCCAAAGAGCTTTGCAGCAAGCCTTGGTTTGAACTGGAGCGATTATGTAACAATTACTTCTTACACACATCATCCATTCTATACACAGTTTGCTGTTGAGGTGCAGGACAACTGGCGTTTCCCATTGTCTTATAACCTTCCAATGGACGAGATGATGCGTATCATCGATAACGCTGTTATGAACGGCTATACAGTAGCATGGGGTGGCGACGTTAGTGAGCCTGGTTTCACTCGTAAGGGTTTGGCTTACATGGTTGACGGTAAGAAGGTTGAAAGCATGAAGGGTAGTGATATGGCTCACTGGCTCGGTCTTTCTGCATCAAAGAAGAAGGACATCATCGACTCACTTGGTGTAAACGTACCTGAGATTGTTCCAACACAGCAGCAGCGTCAGGAGCGTTTCGATAACTGGGAGCTCACTGATGACCATGGTATGCTCATCTTCGGTATCGCTAAGGACCAGAACGGTAAGGAGTACTACATGGTAAAGAACTCATGGGGTGAGACTGGTGACTACAAGGGTATTTGGTACATGACCAAGAGCTTCATCGCAGCTAACACGATGGACTACATGGTAAACAAGAATGCTATCCCTAAGGACATTCGCAAGAAGATGGGGCTCTAA
- the recJ gene encoding single-stranded-DNA-specific exonuclease RecJ has translation MQFKWNYTPPVDTQVNAAKDLGEKLGISPILASLLIRRGITTESAAKRFFRPQLADLINPFLMKDMDAAVDRLNDAMGHKERILVYGDYDVDGCTAVALVYKFLRQFYSNIDYYIPDRYDEGYGVSKKGIDFAKETGVKLIIILDCGIKAIEEITYAKEQGIDFIICDHHVPDEVMPPAVAILNPKRPDDTYPFKHLCGCGVGFKFMQAFAKNNNIPFSRLVPLLDFCAVSIAADLVPVVDENRILAFHGLKQLNQNASLGLKAIIDICGLNGRELSMSDIIFKIGPRINASGRMENGKKSVDLLVEREYSLALNQAKHIDEYNEQRKDVDRQMTEEANQIVARLESQKHQSSIVLYDEHWKKGVIGIVASRLTEIYFRPTVVLTRDENLATGSARSVAGFDVYAAIKSCRDLLLNFGGHTYAAGLTMKWADVKEFRERFQTFVEEHIEPEQREAILDIDAVIDFKDITKKLHTDLKRFAPFGPGNSKPLFCTLDVYDFGTSKVVGREQEHIKLELVDSNSNNVMNGIAFGQSASARYIKSKRSFDIAYTIEDNVFKRGAVQLQIEDIRPTEDS, from the coding sequence ATGCAATTTAAATGGAACTACACTCCACCTGTAGATACTCAGGTCAATGCGGCTAAAGACTTAGGAGAGAAATTGGGGATTAGTCCCATTCTCGCTTCGCTGCTCATTCGTCGTGGTATAACCACGGAGAGTGCGGCTAAACGGTTCTTCCGCCCACAATTGGCAGACCTCATCAATCCTTTCTTAATGAAGGATATGGATGCAGCTGTCGACCGTCTTAATGATGCAATGGGCCATAAGGAGCGCATTCTTGTCTACGGAGACTATGACGTAGACGGCTGTACGGCTGTAGCGTTGGTGTATAAATTCTTACGCCAGTTCTATTCAAATATTGACTACTATATTCCCGATCGTTATGACGAAGGGTATGGAGTTAGCAAAAAGGGAATAGACTTTGCTAAAGAAACTGGAGTAAAACTCATCATTATCCTTGATTGTGGTATAAAAGCTATCGAAGAGATAACCTATGCCAAGGAACAAGGGATAGACTTTATCATCTGTGATCATCACGTCCCTGACGAGGTGATGCCACCTGCTGTGGCGATTCTTAACCCCAAGCGACCAGATGACACCTATCCTTTCAAGCACCTATGTGGTTGTGGTGTAGGCTTTAAGTTCATGCAGGCATTTGCTAAGAACAACAATATTCCGTTCTCTCGCCTCGTTCCCCTACTCGACTTCTGTGCTGTCAGCATAGCGGCCGACTTGGTTCCTGTGGTTGATGAGAACCGTATTCTTGCATTCCACGGACTAAAGCAGCTGAATCAAAACGCAAGTCTTGGACTGAAAGCTATCATTGACATCTGCGGTTTGAATGGTCGTGAACTGTCAATGAGCGATATCATCTTCAAGATTGGACCACGTATCAATGCCAGTGGGCGCATGGAGAATGGCAAGAAGAGTGTTGACTTACTTGTTGAAAGAGAATATAGTTTGGCACTTAACCAAGCAAAACATATTGACGAATACAACGAACAACGAAAGGATGTAGATCGTCAGATGACAGAGGAAGCCAACCAGATTGTGGCTCGCTTGGAAAGCCAAAAGCACCAATCCAGTATCGTCCTCTATGATGAACACTGGAAGAAAGGTGTCATAGGAATCGTTGCTTCTCGCCTGACTGAAATCTACTTCCGTCCAACGGTAGTATTGACACGTGACGAAAACCTTGCAACAGGCTCAGCACGTAGTGTAGCGGGATTCGATGTATATGCAGCTATTAAGAGTTGTCGTGATCTCTTATTGAATTTCGGTGGACACACTTATGCCGCTGGACTTACCATGAAGTGGGCAGATGTGAAGGAGTTCCGTGAACGTTTTCAGACATTTGTGGAAGAGCATATTGAGCCAGAACAGCGTGAGGCAATATTAGATATCGATGCAGTTATTGACTTCAAGGATATCACCAAGAAACTGCATACCGACTTAAAGCGCTTTGCACCGTTTGGTCCAGGAAATTCAAAGCCTCTCTTCTGCACATTAGACGTCTATGACTTCGGAACAAGTAAGGTTGTAGGACGTGAGCAAGAGCATATCAAGCTGGAACTGGTTGACTCCAACTCTAACAACGTGATGAATGGTATAGCCTTCGGACAGAGTGCATCTGCTCGTTATATCAAATCAAAACGCTCGTTTGACATAGCTTATACTATTGAAGACAATGTCTTTAAACGTGGAGCTGTACAGTTGCAGATAGAGGATATTAGACCAACTGAGGATTCTTGA
- a CDS encoding ATP-dependent DNA helicase RecQ, producing the protein MSYLDILHQYWGYPDFRGIQKEIIESIGSGKDTLGLMPTGGGKSLTFQVPALAQEGVCLVITPLIALMKDQVDHLRRQGITAAAIYSGMRHDDIITTLENCTFGGIKLLYISPERIGSDIFKAKLRHIKVSFITVDEAHCISQWGYDFRPSYLQIANIRKLVPDAPILALTATATPEVVDDIQDRLGFKEKNVFRMSFERKNLAYVVRQTEDKDAEMVHILQSIPKTAIVYCRSRKRTKEIAQMLTEQGISATWYHAGLEPGVKDQRQNDWQNDKIRVMVATNAFGMGIDKPNVRVVIHIDSPSSLEAYFQEAGRAGRDGNKAYAVLLYNGNDNRTLQKRIEDTFPPKDYIQTVYEHLAYFYQIGIGSGYGCIFEFPIDKFCNTFKHFPIRVNAALTILQRAGYIDYEQNPDTKARVRFLLNRDDLYRLDSLTDKENDIVTALLRNYGGLFSDSGYIDESYIAQEAGLDRNQTYMVLVNLSKKRIINFIPRKNTPLISYTQDRIDGIDVILNKSVYEDRKEQFIKHINSVINYAQNERVCRSRQLLSYFGETKSKDCDQCDVCLSHTKKEDADEKELIRQQLLTLLSDGQKHPITEIRQLNDDWDLVQQVMREMVLEEEILMDGSFLLLP; encoded by the coding sequence ATGTCCTACCTTGACATTCTTCATCAATACTGGGGCTATCCTGACTTTCGCGGTATTCAGAAAGAAATTATCGAGAGTATCGGTTCAGGAAAGGATACCTTAGGACTAATGCCAACAGGAGGAGGAAAGTCTCTCACTTTCCAAGTACCAGCATTAGCCCAAGAGGGAGTATGCTTAGTCATTACCCCTCTTATTGCGTTGATGAAGGATCAGGTTGACCACCTTCGTCGTCAAGGAATCACGGCTGCTGCTATATACTCAGGTATGCGCCATGATGACATTATAACCACCTTAGAGAACTGCACCTTTGGAGGAATAAAGCTACTTTATATATCTCCAGAACGTATAGGCTCTGATATCTTTAAAGCAAAATTACGACATATAAAAGTAAGCTTCATCACCGTTGATGAAGCCCATTGTATCAGCCAATGGGGTTATGACTTTCGCCCTTCTTACCTGCAGATTGCAAACATTCGAAAGTTAGTTCCCGACGCACCTATCCTCGCTTTAACTGCAACAGCTACACCAGAGGTTGTAGATGATATCCAAGACCGTTTAGGCTTTAAAGAGAAGAATGTCTTCCGAATGAGCTTTGAACGTAAGAACTTAGCTTATGTCGTACGCCAGACTGAGGACAAAGACGCAGAGATGGTGCATATCCTACAATCAATTCCCAAGACAGCTATCGTCTACTGCCGTAGTAGAAAACGCACGAAGGAGATTGCACAGATGCTTACAGAGCAGGGGATCTCAGCCACTTGGTACCATGCAGGCTTAGAGCCAGGCGTCAAAGATCAACGCCAGAATGACTGGCAGAACGACAAGATACGTGTCATGGTTGCTACAAATGCCTTTGGTATGGGTATTGACAAACCTAACGTACGTGTGGTTATTCACATTGATAGTCCGAGTTCTTTGGAAGCTTATTTCCAAGAAGCAGGACGTGCGGGACGTGACGGCAATAAGGCATACGCAGTATTACTTTATAACGGGAACGACAATCGTACTCTACAGAAACGTATTGAAGATACCTTCCCTCCAAAAGACTATATTCAGACAGTGTATGAACACTTAGCCTACTTCTACCAAATAGGTATCGGAAGTGGCTACGGATGTATCTTTGAGTTTCCTATTGACAAGTTCTGCAACACCTTCAAACATTTCCCTATTCGTGTTAATGCAGCACTGACGATTCTTCAACGCGCTGGTTATATTGACTATGAACAGAACCCAGACACTAAGGCACGTGTACGATTCCTATTGAATAGGGATGACCTCTACCGACTGGACTCATTGACAGACAAAGAGAATGACATCGTCACTGCCCTACTCCGCAACTATGGCGGTTTATTCTCTGACAGCGGATATATTGATGAGAGCTATATTGCACAAGAAGCTGGACTCGATAGGAACCAAACCTATATGGTATTGGTCAACCTAAGCAAGAAACGTATCATCAACTTTATCCCACGCAAAAATACACCGCTTATTAGTTACACGCAAGACCGCATTGATGGTATTGACGTTATCCTTAATAAGAGTGTGTATGAAGATAGAAAGGAGCAATTCATAAAGCATATCAATTCTGTTATTAATTATGCACAGAATGAACGAGTATGTCGTAGCAGACAGCTACTCTCCTACTTTGGAGAAACAAAATCAAAGGACTGTGACCAATGCGATGTTTGCTTATCACATACCAAGAAGGAGGATGCAGATGAGAAGGAGCTTATAAGACAACAGCTATTGACCCTCTTATCAGATGGGCAAAAACATCCTATTACAGAGATTCGACAGTTGAATGATGACTGGGACCTTGTACAACAAGTAATGCGAGAAATGGTTTTGGAAGAGGAAATACTTATGGATGGAAGTTTCTTACTTCTACCCTAA
- a CDS encoding acyl-[acyl-carrier-protein] thioesterase, whose product MEKLSKIGRYEFLAEPFHCDFSNQLFMGHLGNHLLNAADFHSNDRGYGMNYLNTVNKTWVLSRLAIEMEEMPKAYDKFFVETWVDSALKSFTSRNFKVVGESGHIYGYGKSVWAMIDLDTRQPVDILSVRDGLINEYIETEYPCPIEKSSRVKMSADAAPIRSIDTYYNDVDINGHINSVKYIEHVLDLWDLSWYKQHSIKRFEIAYVAESHQGDKLHFYREQREMETDFNVRITKRNAEGEETEVCRCRVQFV is encoded by the coding sequence ATGGAAAAGTTATCAAAGATAGGAAGATATGAGTTTTTAGCGGAGCCGTTTCATTGCGACTTCTCTAATCAATTGTTTATGGGTCATTTAGGCAATCACCTGCTGAATGCTGCAGATTTTCATAGCAACGATCGTGGTTATGGTATGAACTATCTCAATACTGTCAACAAGACGTGGGTGTTGAGTCGCTTGGCTATTGAGATGGAGGAAATGCCAAAGGCGTATGATAAGTTCTTTGTAGAGACTTGGGTTGATAGTGCTTTGAAATCATTTACAAGCCGTAACTTTAAGGTTGTCGGTGAGTCTGGCCATATTTATGGCTATGGCAAGAGTGTTTGGGCAATGATTGACCTTGACACACGTCAGCCTGTTGATATTCTTTCCGTTCGTGACGGTTTGATTAACGAGTATATAGAAACTGAATATCCTTGCCCGATAGAGAAGTCTTCACGTGTTAAGATGTCAGCTGATGCCGCTCCTATTCGTTCAATAGATACCTATTATAATGATGTAGATATCAATGGACATATTAACTCTGTCAAGTATATAGAGCATGTGTTAGATCTTTGGGATTTGTCTTGGTATAAGCAACACAGTATCAAGCGTTTTGAGATAGCATACGTGGCAGAATCTCATCAGGGAGATAAACTTCACTTCTATCGGGAGCAGAGAGAAATGGAGACCGATTTTAATGTAAGAATAACGAAGCGTAATGCAGAAGGGGAAGAAACAGAAGTGTGTCGTTGCAGAGTACAGTTTGTTTAA
- a CDS encoding OmpA family protein encodes MKKLVLMLAAASMAASVSAQTVAESKTFDNIYVGINGGVATKTTGHKWLSDLDPNAGIRIGRYFTPVFGLAIEGNAYFSNKPWGSTGTVVRATNASLLGTVNLSNWFGGYKGEPRTFEVSALYGLGWMHVFSNNQLFKAATSENRNRMTSKAALDFAFNFGSAKQFQFYVEPSINFAFLGQTNSHNVSASPAGPVFTEVHADYGYKATGQAGQPAYNINNSFVQLNAGLVYKFANSNGTHNFTIVTPRDQAEIDALNAQINELRNRKPQVVTKETVKEIVKEVPTVKVKEFTVSDLVFVTFAQGKSTLTNDAKKALNNVKQGVHVQVVGTASPEGSKELNDRLSQARADVVANYLKGRGVIVDEATGKGVQGTTSNRLAVVYVK; translated from the coding sequence ATGAAAAAGTTAGTTTTAATGTTGGCTGCAGCTTCTATGGCAGCATCTGTTTCTGCTCAGACTGTAGCAGAAAGCAAGACATTTGATAACATCTACGTTGGTATTAACGGTGGTGTTGCAACAAAGACAACTGGTCACAAGTGGTTGAGCGACCTCGATCCAAACGCTGGTATCCGTATCGGTCGTTACTTCACTCCAGTATTCGGTCTTGCTATTGAGGGTAACGCATACTTCTCAAACAAGCCTTGGGGTTCTACAGGTACAGTAGTTCGCGCTACTAACGCAAGCTTGCTCGGTACTGTAAATCTTAGCAACTGGTTCGGTGGTTACAAGGGTGAGCCACGTACATTCGAGGTTAGCGCACTCTATGGTCTTGGTTGGATGCACGTATTCTCTAACAACCAGCTCTTCAAGGCTGCTACATCTGAGAATCGTAACCGTATGACTTCTAAGGCTGCTCTTGACTTCGCTTTCAACTTCGGTTCAGCAAAGCAGTTCCAGTTCTACGTAGAGCCTTCTATCAACTTCGCATTCTTGGGCCAGACTAACTCACACAACGTATCAGCAAGTCCAGCAGGCCCTGTTTTCACAGAGGTTCATGCAGACTATGGTTACAAGGCAACTGGTCAGGCAGGTCAGCCAGCTTACAACATCAACAACTCATTCGTTCAGTTGAATGCTGGTCTCGTTTACAAGTTTGCTAACTCTAACGGTACACACAACTTCACAATCGTTACTCCACGTGATCAGGCTGAGATCGATGCTCTGAACGCTCAGATCAACGAGCTCCGTAACCGTAAGCCACAGGTTGTAACTAAGGAGACTGTTAAGGAGATTGTTAAGGAGGTTCCTACAGTTAAGGTTAAGGAGTTCACAGTTTCTGACCTCGTATTCGTAACCTTCGCACAGGGTAAGTCTACTCTTACAAACGATGCTAAGAAGGCTCTTAACAACGTTAAGCAGGGTGTTCACGTTCAGGTTGTTGGTACAGCTTCTCCAGAGGGTTCTAAGGAGCTTAACGATCGTCTCTCACAGGCTCGTGCTGACGTAGTTGCTAACTACCTCAAGGGTCGTGGTGTTATCGTTGATGAGGCTACTGGTAAGGGCGTACAGGGTACAACTTCTAACCGTCTCGCTGTTGTTTACGTAAAGTAA
- a CDS encoding 2-oxoacid:acceptor oxidoreductase family protein, with protein MKKEIIISGFGGQGVLSMGKILAYSGLMEDKEITWMPAYGPEQRGGTANVTVIVSDDRISSPILSKYDVAIVLNQPSLDKFEPKVKPGGMLIYDGYGVFNPPTRKDITVYRINAMDKAAEMKNAKVFNMIVLGGLLKVCPVVSTDGLKKALFKSLPERHHKLIPLNMEAVEEGMKIIAQQ; from the coding sequence ATGAAAAAAGAGATAATTATTAGTGGCTTCGGTGGTCAGGGCGTACTCTCTATGGGTAAGATTCTGGCTTATTCGGGACTAATGGAAGATAAGGAGATAACATGGATGCCAGCTTATGGTCCAGAGCAGCGTGGTGGTACTGCCAATGTTACTGTCATTGTAAGCGATGATCGTATCTCTTCTCCTATTCTCAGCAAGTATGATGTAGCGATTGTGTTGAACCAGCCTTCACTGGATAAGTTTGAGCCAAAGGTTAAACCTGGTGGTATGCTTATTTATGATGGTTATGGAGTCTTCAATCCTCCAACTCGTAAGGACATCACAGTCTATCGCATAAATGCTATGGATAAGGCTGCTGAGATGAAGAATGCTAAGGTGTTTAATATGATAGTTCTGGGTGGTCTGCTCAAGGTTTGTCCTGTTGTCAGCACTGATGGACTCAAGAAGGCACTTTTCAAGAGTTTGCCAGAACGCCATCATAAACTCATTCCGCTGAATATGGAAGCAGTGGAGGAGGGTATGAAGATTATTGCTCAGCAATAA